The following DNA comes from Arthrobacter sp. SLBN-83.
GCGCACCCTCGGTGACCATGACGCCGTCGACCGTCCTGGCGTTGTGCGTCGCCCGGCGCCCGCACCAGCACAGCGCCTCCACCTGGAGCACCTGCACGCGGTCGGCGAGCTCGATCAGGCGCTGCGAACCCGGGAACAACCGGGTGCGGAAGTCGGCAGTGATGCCGAAGGCGAAGACATCAACGTCGATTTCGTCAACTACCTTGGCCAGCTGCTCCACCTGCTCGGGGGTATAGAACTGGGCTTCGTCACAGATCAGGTAGTCCACCCTCTGGCCCTGGGTGCGCCGGATCATCACTTCGTCCCAGAAGTCCGTGCTGTCCAGCACCTCCACCGCATCCGTCTCCAGCCCCAGGCGGCTTGAGATCCGGGACTCACCGGCGCGGTCGTTGCGGCTGAACCGTACGCCACCCCGTCCGCGGGCCCGGTGGTTGTAGTCCATCTGCAGGGCCAGTGTGGATTTGCCGCAGTCCATAGTGCCCGAGAAGAAGATGAGTTCAGCCACGGCGGCGGTTCCTTCCCTCGGCGGTAAAGCAGAGCAATGGAACCTCCCGCTCGGCCTTGGTCAGTGAGCCGTGCTGGCCCACCACTTCCATGGCAGTGGGCCGCATGCGCCGGCCGTCGTAAAGTGCGACGGCGTCACGCGCCGCGATCATCACGTCGCCAATCCTGCCTTCAACAGCAGGCCGCACGTCACCAAAGAGCCCCCCGGCAACGGCTTCCTCCCGGGTGAAGGCCCACACCCGGTCACCGAACCGGGCTTTCCACGCGGCCAGGAGCCGGTCGCGGGCACGGGGAGAGGACTCCACGTGCCCCTCATCCAGGTACAGGTGCACCATGCGTGGTTCACCGGCCGTGTGGCGGACTCCGTCCACCAAATCGGGATCCTTGGAGAAATCAATGCGCTGCGACTCGGGGACGTCCAGCATCCCGTGGTCCGCAGTCAGCAGGATGGTGGTGCCGGCCGGCAGGGAGGAGTAGAGCCGCTTGACGGTGGCGTCGAGCTCTTCCAGCTGGTGTTCCCACTGTTCAGACCTGCTGCCGTGCCGGTGCCCTGCCTTGTCCAGTTCATTGACGTAGAAATACATCAGGGACCGTCCGGGGGCAGCCATGGCCTCGGCAGCGGCGGCGGTTCGCGCGTGGGAAGTTGTCCCGGAGATGAACCTGCCACCCCGCAGCGCTGCGCGGGTCATGGGCGAGCTGTCGAACTGGGCGAGGCTGACGGTGGTGACATCCACCTCTTCGGCGATTCGTTCAAAGACCGTGGGGAACGGCTGCCAGGTGGAGGGGTCGACGCCGGGATCCCAGTTTCCCAGCAGGTTGACCACTTTGTCCTGGTCCGGGTCCAGGACGTCGTAGCCCACCAT
Coding sequences within:
- a CDS encoding thymidine kinase, whose product is MAELIFFSGTMDCGKSTLALQMDYNHRARGRGGVRFSRNDRAGESRISSRLGLETDAVEVLDSTDFWDEVMIRRTQGQRVDYLICDEAQFYTPEQVEQLAKVVDEIDVDVFAFGITADFRTRLFPGSQRLIELADRVQVLQVEALCWCGRRATHNARTVDGVMVTEGAQVVVGDVDMVVEAAAPAAGHVPVVGYETLCRRHFMRRVTAHGASLMAQQDQLLPFDVDACLWRGSGGPGEKRGGGEG
- a CDS encoding alkaline phosphatase family protein yields the protein MPEDRHHAVEAPGRTPDLPPAPAYGHRSIAEVLTSAAASLGVEGFTNTLALPAAAKVCIVLADGLGRNLLKQKAAHTPFLRSVVQAGQGEVPVWLDSAFPSTTAAALSSFGTGLPAGQHGMVGYDVLDPDQDKVVNLLGNWDPGVDPSTWQPFPTVFERIAEEVDVTTVSLAQFDSSPMTRAALRGGRFISGTTSHARTAAAAEAMAAPGRSLMYFYVNELDKAGHRHGSRSEQWEHQLEELDATVKRLYSSLPAGTTILLTADHGMLDVPESQRIDFSKDPDLVDGVRHTAGEPRMVHLYLDEGHVESSPRARDRLLAAWKARFGDRVWAFTREEAVAGGLFGDVRPAVEGRIGDVMIAARDAVALYDGRRMRPTAMEVVGQHGSLTKAEREVPLLCFTAEGRNRRRG